Proteins from a genomic interval of Parafrankia irregularis:
- a CDS encoding LLM class flavin-dependent oxidoreductase, with protein MGLAVALDGCGWHPAAWREAEARPGELFSGRYWTDLAQEAEHGRLDFVTIEDTLALQSSRFDGPDERVDEVRGRLDAVLVAARVAPRTRGIGIVPTAVVTHTEPFHLSKAIATLDHVSSGRAGVRVRVAGSPADAAHFGRRDVPVPPASPGAWPAEFVADLFDEAGDYVEVVRRLWDSWEDDAEIRDVATGRFIDREKLHHIDFEGRWFSVRGPSIVPRPPQGQPLVTALAHADLPYRFAARSADLVHVTPRDAADAARIVAEVRAAWQAAGRPAADVRVFADLVVFLDDAPGRAVARRERLDERSGRGRPYRSDARIFVGSPAGLADLIEQWSGLGIDGFQLRPAVLPTDLVAITRGLAPELRRRGLFRAEYGAGTLRGTLGLGLPANRYAEAAT; from the coding sequence CTGGGCCTGGCCGTGGCGCTGGACGGCTGCGGATGGCATCCCGCCGCCTGGCGTGAGGCCGAGGCCCGGCCGGGGGAGCTGTTCTCCGGCCGTTACTGGACGGACCTCGCCCAGGAGGCCGAGCACGGCCGGCTCGATTTCGTGACGATCGAGGACACCCTCGCGCTGCAGTCGTCCCGGTTCGACGGGCCCGACGAGCGCGTCGACGAGGTGCGGGGCCGGCTCGACGCGGTCCTCGTCGCGGCACGGGTGGCCCCGCGCACCCGCGGGATCGGCATCGTGCCGACGGCCGTGGTCACGCACACCGAGCCGTTCCACCTCTCGAAGGCCATCGCCACCCTCGACCATGTCAGCTCCGGGCGGGCCGGGGTTCGGGTGCGGGTCGCCGGGTCACCGGCCGACGCCGCCCATTTCGGCCGGCGTGACGTCCCCGTCCCGCCGGCTTCCCCGGGGGCGTGGCCGGCGGAGTTCGTCGCCGACCTGTTCGACGAGGCCGGCGACTACGTGGAGGTGGTGCGCCGGCTGTGGGACAGCTGGGAGGACGACGCGGAGATCCGCGACGTGGCCACCGGCCGGTTCATCGACCGGGAGAAGCTGCACCACATCGACTTCGAGGGCCGCTGGTTCAGCGTGCGCGGCCCGTCGATCGTCCCGCGACCGCCGCAGGGGCAGCCGCTGGTCACCGCGCTGGCGCATGCGGACCTGCCGTACCGGTTCGCCGCCCGGTCGGCCGACCTCGTCCATGTGACCCCGCGTGACGCGGCGGACGCCGCACGGATCGTCGCCGAGGTGCGGGCCGCCTGGCAGGCCGCCGGGCGCCCGGCCGCCGACGTCAGGGTGTTCGCCGATCTCGTGGTGTTTCTCGACGACGCCCCCGGCCGGGCCGTGGCGCGCCGGGAGCGCCTCGACGAGCGCTCCGGCCGGGGGCGGCCCTACCGTTCGGACGCGCGGATCTTCGTCGGCTCGCCGGCGGGCCTGGCCGACCTGATCGAGCAGTGGAGCGGCCTCGGCATCGACGGTTTCCAGCTGCGCCCGGCGGTGCTGCCCACCGACCTCGTCGCGATCACCCGCGGGCTGGCACCGGAGCTGCGCCGCCGCGGCCTGTTCCGGGCCGAGTACGGCGCCGGCACACTGCGCGGGACGCTGGGCCTGGGCCTGCCGGCCAACCGCTACGCGGAAGCGGCCACGTGA